CGACCGGCCACGAGATGGACACCTACGTCGCCGACGTCAACGTGCTGACCGACCACCTGGACCTGCAGGGAGCGGTGCACATCGGGCACTCCACCGGCGGCGGCGAGGTCGCGCGCTACGTGGCGCAGGCCAAGCCCGGCCGGGTCTCCAAGGCGGTACTAGTCTCTGCCGTCCCCCCGGTCATGGTGAAGAAGGACAGTAACCCCGAAGGCACTCCGATCGAGGTCTTCGACGGATTCCGTGCCGCGCTCGCCGCCAATCGGGCCCAGTTCTTCATCGATGTCCCGGCCGGCCCTTTCTACGGCTTCAACCGGCCCGGGGCCGAGGTGTCCCAGGGACTCATCGACCGGTGGTGGTGGCAGGGCATGATGGGCGCGACGAACGCCCACTACGAATGCATCAAGGCGTTCTCGGAGACCGACTTCACCGAGGACCTCAAGAAGATCGACGTCCCCGTGCTCGTGATGCACGGGACGGACGACCAGGTCGTGCCGTACGCCGACTCGGCCCCGAAGTCCGTTGAGCTGCTCAAGGACGGCACGCTCAAGAGCTACGAGGGTTACCCCCACGGCATGCTGTCGACGCACCCTGAGGTGCTCAACGCCGACATCCTGGCCTTCGTGGAGGGTTAAGACGCACCATCCGCCTCGCCGGGCGACAGCGGGAACCTGATAGCGACACACCGTCCCCCGGTAATGCCCATGCGGGCCGTTACCGGGGGACGCGCGGGGTCTGTCGAACGAACGACGGTGTAACTGGGGTAGTAGGTGCTAATGGCCCGCGTCCAGACGATCGACCGTCTTCCAGCCGTGACCGTACTGGGCCGTCCGTGACTTCTTTCTCGAGGCGAACTGGGCCTGCGCCCCCCGGCGCGCACGCAGTCATCAGTGCCTCGCCGGAGTCGGCGATCACGCGCAGCGCCCGCTCGCTCCACACCCGCCCGGAGCGATGCACGTCGCCCCGTGCGACCGTCTGCCCCGTCGAGAAGGTCTTCACCGCAGCTTCCTCGTGAGCACGGATCAAAGCGTCCGGCCGCGCGGGCACCACCTCAGCGCTTCGAGGACGGACTGGGCAAGCCGCCGTTCGGGTCGGCCTCCCCGGCTCTCGCGTTCACAACAACCCCGCTGTCAGGCTCCTGCCTCACCACTCTGCGTACGCTGCTTGGCCCGTTCGACCTGGCGCAGCAACAGGTCGGCGAACTGGATGATCTCCGCAGCCTCGATCGGGTCGTCGAACTTCACGGTGCGATGGCTGGAGGGGTTCTTTTACGCGCCCATGGCTCCGGCGAAGAGAGCCGAGGCGGCTTCCTGCTCGCCGCCTTCGGCTTCGGCGTCAGCCAGTGGCCCGCCGACTTTGCCATTCTTGTGTGGCTGGAACGCTGCACGCACGAGGGGCACGCCGACCAGGGAGTTGTCGAGGCCGGATGCTTCGCGCACGGCGACCTCGACTGCTTTCATGGCCGCGAAGCTGGCGATCTCGTACTCGCCCAGATGGAAGTTGGTGCGCACCGGCCCCTCAAGGGCTGGGTGCAACGGGCCTGAAAAGCGTTCGCCGGCCTCGAACCGAGCCAGGCCAGAAGGCTCCTTCGCCAGCTCCATGCCCTCCTGCGAGACCCGGCGGAAGGCTTCCTTCTGGGTTCGGTCCCGGGCGAGCAGCGCCCGGGGACTCAAGCCATGACCAGGCATCGGCCAGCTTGTCGAGAAGTCGGCCGACGTCCGGCTCTCCTTCGTACGCGCGGGCCGCAATCGAGCCCACGATGCTGTTCAGCTGCAGAGCACGCCCGTTCCCACTCGCCAGGTGCTTGAGCAAGAGCAGGGCGACGTCCCGTATCGGAAGCTCCCGTACCTGTTGGGCAGGTACGGGAGCGTGGTAGGTGAAGGTCACGCCGCCACAGTAGGAGTACGCACCGACAGAGGACACCGATTTGGTGACGTCAGGGCCGCCGGCGGAACCAGCCACGGCCCGGCGCCTCCAGGCGCACGGCCTTCGCCGGGTCGAGGCAGCGCTCCGCTAGCCCCATCATCCCGCTGAAGCTCCACGGGTAACTGCCCGCGTCCCGACTGGAAGCCGCGTCGGCACCCGCAGGTCACGCGCCCTGACCGCCTCCCGGGCCGAAGCACGGCGCCACGCTGCGGTGGACGAGGTCATGGCCGCCTACCAGCGCGCCTACGCCACCGGCCGCTGGACGGTCTGGGCCAACCTGCCCCGCCCACGTCTGGCACCTGCGTCGCCCCCTCGTGTCCGCGCAATCCTCCGAGCAGCCTCTCGCCGGGGCGCGGCGGTGAACGCGGGCTTTGAACCCCTCGGCCACCTCCCGACGGTCGCGGTCTACGCGGTCGTGGCCACGGCGGTACTGGCCGAGTCGGTCCTGCTGGTGGGCGCGGTCATCCCCACACTGCCCCTGCTCCTGACCGCGGGCGCCCTCGCCCGGACCGGGCACATCAGCCTGCCCCTGGTCAGCGCCGTGGCGGCCGGCGCCGTCGTAACCGGTGACTTCCTCGCCCACCGCACCGGCCGGGTGGGCCGCCGTATCCCGCCTGTCCTCTGGGCACGGGCAGAGACGCTGATGGGCCGCCACGGCGGCCGCGCCGGTCTTCCGGAATCGGTCCAGAGCCGGTACTCCCGAGCTCCAGGCCTGTGTCCTGCCGTCTGCTGCCCGCGACGGTGGCAGCGGCGTCCGTGACCGACCGCGAGAGCTGAGCGAGCCGTGCGGGCTTTGCTGGTCGATCAGAGGGCGTGCCGTACGAAGGGAGAGTTCCACGGCTCGACCTGTCCGCTGGACCGACAGCGTCCCTGCGCCATGGGCCACCGCCCGCTGCCTCCGCGACCTCACGGGGAGGAGGAGTATCCGCTGGAGGCGACCCATTGTCGGGTGAGGTGGGTGAAAGCCCGGGCGGCAGCACTTTGGTAGGAGCCCGAGCGGCAGAGCAGAGTGACGATGCGCTCGGGCAGGGGCGGTTCGAGGGGGACGGCACGCAGATGCGGGTGATCCCGGGCGGTGGCCTCGGGCAGCACAGATGCCAGAGGGGTGCGCTGGATCATTTCGACGACGGCATTGACCGAGTTGGCTTCCATCGCGATGCGCGGCGTGGTGCGGTGCTGATCGAAGTAGGCGTCGATGTGCCTGCGGGTGGCAAAGTCGCTACTGAGCATGGCCAGGGGGCGGCCTTCCAGTTCTCGCACGGGTAGCGGGTCTGTCCGGTCAGCGTAGGGGTGGTGCGTGCCGACGACGAGGCTGAGGGCTTCGGTGAACAAGTCGTCCGTGGTGATGCCGGGCAGGTGGGCACCGCGAAAGGCGATCCCGAGATCGAGGTCATCGGCAAGGAGGGCGGACTCGATGCGGTCCTGCGTCATCTCCCTGATGCTCAGGGTGATGTCGGGATGCTGGACGTGGAACTGCCCGGTGAGGGGGCCGATGAGGTAGGCGGTGAAGGTGGGGGTGACCGCCAGGCGCAGACTGCCGCGGGAGAGGTCGGCCACGTCGTGGACGGCGCGTTCAGCAGCGGCGAGTTCCTGCAGGGCGCGACGGGCGTAGTGGACGTAGGTCTCACCGGCGTCGGTAAGGCGCACGGCACGACCCGTACGGTCCAGCAACTGCGTGCCCATCACGCGTTCCATCTGTCTGATCTGCTGGGACAGGGTCGGCTGGGAGATGTGCAGGACTTCGGCGGCGCGGGTGAAGCTGCCTTGTTCGGCGACGGCGAGCAGATAGCGCAGATGACGTAGTTCGAAGCCCATGACATCACTATAGATGAGACCAATAGATCTTATATTCAGGGCGTCTTGGACTCTATAAGCACAGTTCATGCATGGTGGACTTCGTCAACCCGCACCAGTCGGGCACTGGCCGAAAGGAGTGACCATGCAAGACCTCGCCGAGGGAGTCGCACGTTTCCAGCGGGACGTCTATCCCGCCCAGGCGGCGCACTTTCAGCACCTGGCCACCACGCACCGGCCCAGCACCCTGTTCATCAGCTGCTCCGACGCCCGCGTCATACCGGAGCTGATCACACAGAGCGAGCCGGGCGAGCTGTTCGTCATCCGGACGGCCGGAAACCTGGTGCCCGCCTACACCCCGAACGCTGATGGGATCGCGGCGAGCATCGAGTACGCCGTCGCCGTCCTGGGCGTGTCCGACATCGTCGTCTGCGGGCATTCCGCCTGCGGCGCGATGACCGCCCTGGCGGACGACCACGACCTCGCCGCCCTGCCGGCCGTCGCCCACTGGCTGCGGCACGCGGAGGCCTCCCGGGCCCGTACGGCCTGTGCCGAGCCCGTCGAGGACAAGGTGAGCGTCCTGGTACGGAACAACGTGATCGCTCAGCTGGCGAACCTGGCAACGCACCCCAGCGTCGCCCGGGCGCTGGCGGCGGAGACCCTCACGCTGCGCGGCTGGGTCTACGACATCCCCACCGGCGCGGTCGACCAACTCGACCCGGCCACGGGCTGCTCCGCCGCCCTCGCGGCCTGAGCCGCCCTGGCCCTTTCGTCCAGACCGCCGTCCGGCGGCCTGATCCCCCGACCCTATGACTCGCTGAGCTCGCTGTAGTGCGGGTCGGCATGTTGGAAAGGAGCACCCTCATGGTGCACGCTCAGTTCGACCCTGCCGCCCGGCAGGCCCTGGCCGCTGTGGTTGTCGAGGCCAAGACGCGCAAGGACCTGACCTGGCAGGAGATCGCCGACGCCAGCGGCCTGTCGGTCGCGTTCACGACCGCCGCGCTGCTGGGTCAGCATCCGCTGCCGGAGGCCGCCGCCAGGGCGGTCGCCGAGCTGCTGGAACTGGATGAGGAGGCGGCAGTGCTGCTTCAGGCCATCCCGACCCGGGGCTCAATTCCCGGCGGCGTCCCGACCGACCCGACGATCTACCGCTTCTACGAGATCGTCCAGATCTACGGCACCACGCTCAAGGCCCTGGTCCACGAGCAGTTCGGCGACGGCATCATCAGCGCGATCAACTTCAAGCTCGACGTGAAGAAGGTCGCCGACCCCGAGGGCGGCGAGCGCGCGGTGATCACCCTGGACGGCAAGTACCTGCCCACCAAGCCCTTCTGACCCAGCCGTCCGCCGTGCCGGCGGCGGGTTTCAGGGTCCACC
This Streptomyces misionensis DNA region includes the following protein-coding sequences:
- a CDS encoding alpha/beta fold hydrolase, which translates into the protein MSTVTTPDGTVIFYKDWGPRDAQPIVFHHGWPLSSDDWDAQLLFFLSKGYRVIAHDRRGHGRSSQPSTGHEMDTYVADVNVLTDHLDLQGAVHIGHSTGGGEVARYVAQAKPGRVSKAVLVSAVPPVMVKKDSNPEGTPIEVFDGFRAALAANRAQFFIDVPAGPFYGFNRPGAEVSQGLIDRWWWQGMMGATNAHYECIKAFSETDFTEDLKKIDVPVLVMHGTDDQVVPYADSAPKSVELLKDGTLKSYEGYPHGMLSTHPEVLNADILAFVEG
- a CDS encoding TIGR02391 family protein; its protein translation is MELAKEPSGLARFEAGERFSGPLHPALEGPVRTNFHLGEYEIASFAAMKAVEVAVREASGLDNSLVGVPLVRAAFQPHKNGKVGGPLADAEAEGGEQEAASALFAGAMGA
- the cynR gene encoding transcriptional regulator CynR, giving the protein MGFELRHLRYLLAVAEQGSFTRAAEVLHISQPTLSQQIRQMERVMGTQLLDRTGRAVRLTDAGETYVHYARRALQELAAAERAVHDVADLSRGSLRLAVTPTFTAYLIGPLTGQFHVQHPDITLSIREMTQDRIESALLADDLDLGIAFRGAHLPGITTDDLFTEALSLVVGTHHPYADRTDPLPVRELEGRPLAMLSSDFATRRHIDAYFDQHRTTPRIAMEANSVNAVVEMIQRTPLASVLPEATARDHPHLRAVPLEPPLPERIVTLLCRSGSYQSAAARAFTHLTRQWVASSGYSSSP
- a CDS encoding carbonic anhydrase; protein product: MQDLAEGVARFQRDVYPAQAAHFQHLATTHRPSTLFISCSDARVIPELITQSEPGELFVIRTAGNLVPAYTPNADGIAASIEYAVAVLGVSDIVVCGHSACGAMTALADDHDLAALPAVAHWLRHAEASRARTACAEPVEDKVSVLVRNNVIAQLANLATHPSVARALAAETLTLRGWVYDIPTGAVDQLDPATGCSAALAA
- the cynS gene encoding cyanase yields the protein MVHAQFDPAARQALAAVVVEAKTRKDLTWQEIADASGLSVAFTTAALLGQHPLPEAAARAVAELLELDEEAAVLLQAIPTRGSIPGGVPTDPTIYRFYEIVQIYGTTLKALVHEQFGDGIISAINFKLDVKKVADPEGGERAVITLDGKYLPTKPF